In a genomic window of Punica granatum isolate Tunisia-2019 chromosome 6, ASM765513v2, whole genome shotgun sequence:
- the LOC116211702 gene encoding ribosome-recycling factor, chloroplastic isoform X2, producing the protein MASSFSTAAPARSIFRSSLNPPKTLLSASASCQGGWGKCCQSGFSAAANYARLQDHPALRISVAKPLTFRRSLQQQKRAGFVRCATIEEIEAEKSMIEKDVKQRMEKTIETVRSNFNSIRTGRSNPAMLDKVEVDYYGTPVSLKSIAQISTPDASSLMVQPYDKSSLKAIEKAIVGSDLGMTPNNDGEVIRLTLPQLTTERRKELSKLVAKQAEEGKVALRNIRRDALKAYEKLEKEKKLSEDNVKDLSSDLQKLTDEYMKKIDSVYKQKEKELLTV; encoded by the exons ATGGCCTCGTCCTTCTCTACCGCCGCGCCCGCGCGCTCCATCTTCCGGTCATCCCTAAACCCCCCAAAAACCCTCTTGTCTGCCTCAG CTTCATGTCAGGGGGGCTGGGGGAAATGCTGCCAGAGCGGCTTCAGTGCTGCCGCGAATTACGCGAGGCTTCAGGACCACCCCGCGCTCAGAATTTCCGTAGCCAAGCCCTTAACTTTCAGACGGTCGCTGCAGCAGCAAAAGAG AGCAGGATTTGTCAGGTGCGCGACTATCGAAGAAATCGAAGCTGAGAAATCGATGATTGAGAAAGATGTT AAACAAAGGATGGAGAAGACCATTGAGACAGTCCGGTCGAACTTCAATTCTATTAGAACAGGCAGATCAAATCCCGCCATGCTAGATAAAGTTGAG GTGGATTACTATGGCACTCCGGTTAGTTTGAAGAGCATTGCTCAAATCAGTACCCCTGATGCAAGTTCTCTGATGGTTCAGCCGTATGATAAATCCAG CTTAAAGGCAATAGAGAAGGCCATAGTTGGCTCTGATCTTGGTATGACTCCTAATAATGATGGTGAGGTGATACGCTTGACACTCCCTCAACTGACAACTGAAAGGCGCAAG GAATTATCGAAACTTGTGGCAAAACAGGCTGAAGAAGGGAAG GTGGCATTGAGGAATATAAGAAGAGATGCATTAAAAGCGTATGAAAAGCTAGAGAAG GAGAAAAAACTATCAGAAGACAATGTCAAAGATTTGTCAAGTGATCTGCAG AAATTGACGGATGAATACATGAAGAAAATTGACTCTGTTTACAAGCAGAAAGAGAAG GAACTGTTGACAGTATAG
- the LOC116211702 gene encoding ribosome-recycling factor, chloroplastic isoform X1 has protein sequence MASSFSTAAPARSIFRSSLNPPKTLLSASASLFWAASCQGGWGKCCQSGFSAAANYARLQDHPALRISVAKPLTFRRSLQQQKRAGFVRCATIEEIEAEKSMIEKDVKQRMEKTIETVRSNFNSIRTGRSNPAMLDKVEVDYYGTPVSLKSIAQISTPDASSLMVQPYDKSSLKAIEKAIVGSDLGMTPNNDGEVIRLTLPQLTTERRKELSKLVAKQAEEGKVALRNIRRDALKAYEKLEKEKKLSEDNVKDLSSDLQKLTDEYMKKIDSVYKQKEKELLTV, from the exons ATGGCCTCGTCCTTCTCTACCGCCGCGCCCGCGCGCTCCATCTTCCGGTCATCCCTAAACCCCCCAAAAACCCTCTTGTCTGCCTCAG CTTCTCTTTTCTGGGCAGCTTCATGTCAGGGGGGCTGGGGGAAATGCTGCCAGAGCGGCTTCAGTGCTGCCGCGAATTACGCGAGGCTTCAGGACCACCCCGCGCTCAGAATTTCCGTAGCCAAGCCCTTAACTTTCAGACGGTCGCTGCAGCAGCAAAAGAG AGCAGGATTTGTCAGGTGCGCGACTATCGAAGAAATCGAAGCTGAGAAATCGATGATTGAGAAAGATGTT AAACAAAGGATGGAGAAGACCATTGAGACAGTCCGGTCGAACTTCAATTCTATTAGAACAGGCAGATCAAATCCCGCCATGCTAGATAAAGTTGAG GTGGATTACTATGGCACTCCGGTTAGTTTGAAGAGCATTGCTCAAATCAGTACCCCTGATGCAAGTTCTCTGATGGTTCAGCCGTATGATAAATCCAG CTTAAAGGCAATAGAGAAGGCCATAGTTGGCTCTGATCTTGGTATGACTCCTAATAATGATGGTGAGGTGATACGCTTGACACTCCCTCAACTGACAACTGAAAGGCGCAAG GAATTATCGAAACTTGTGGCAAAACAGGCTGAAGAAGGGAAG GTGGCATTGAGGAATATAAGAAGAGATGCATTAAAAGCGTATGAAAAGCTAGAGAAG GAGAAAAAACTATCAGAAGACAATGTCAAAGATTTGTCAAGTGATCTGCAG AAATTGACGGATGAATACATGAAGAAAATTGACTCTGTTTACAAGCAGAAAGAGAAG GAACTGTTGACAGTATAG